A single Anopheles maculipalpis chromosome 3RL, idAnoMacuDA_375_x, whole genome shotgun sequence DNA region contains:
- the LOC126561948 gene encoding potential E3 ubiquitin-protein ligase ariadne-2 has translation MADQESDMEYSSDNDYEFEDYYNSGEDCDIEQIDPKRTDPEYFVYECLNVEEVEKLLNESVEKLSTQLQITPSLAKVLLHETRWNTAEVIERYRNNASNLLVSARIKAAAPSVPPSPPQLPPAVPSTSSSHGAVASGGAGTTTTTTTTSCSFTAPSVPGCSASPAIPGTSSSSSSSGSTTTTSNSSSAKSHQTSSTTMTGACCYRTQLCPVCVTVQSTDKFHSLACQHSFCRDCWAMHFEIQIGQGISTQIECMEQRCDVRVPEDLVLTLLNRPMLRDKYQQFTFADYVKSHPELRFCPGPNCQTIIRSQDISPKKAVCRMCKTAFCFRCGTDYHAPTDCQIIRKWLTKCADDSETANYISAHTKDCPKCHICIEKNGGCNHMQCFNCKHDFCWMCLGDWKAHGSEYYECSRYKENPNIAHESVHAQAREALKKYLHYYERWENHSKSLQLEQQTLDRMRTRINEKVMKGLGTWIDWQHLFDAATLLAKCRYTLQYTYPYAYYMESRKELFEYQQAQLEAEIENLSWKVERAETTDRGELENQMDIAEKRRTTLLKDFFPTEA, from the exons GTGAAGATTGTGACATCGAGCAGATCGACCCGAAGCGTACCGATCCGGAGTACTTCGTGTACGAGTGTCTGAACGTGGAAGAGGTCGAGAAGCTGCTGAACGAGTCGGTGGAGAAGCTAAGCACCCAGCTCCAGATTACGCCATCGCTGGCGAAGGTGCTGCTGCACGAAACCCGCTGGAACACGGCCGAAGTGATCGAGCGGTATCGCAACAACGCGTCCAATCTGTTGGTTAGCGCACGGATCAAAGCGGCTGCACCGTCGGTACCGCCCAGCCCACCACAACTGCCACCTGCCGTCCCATCCACGTCGTCGTCCCATGGTGCCGTCGCTTCAGGTGGTGctggcaccaccaccaccaccaccaccacctcatGCTCATTCACCGCACCATCCGTCCCTGGCTGCTCGGCCAGCCCGGCAATCCCGGGAacgagtagtagtagtagtagtagcggaagtactaccaccaccagcaataGCAGTAGTGCTAAATCACATCAAACCAGCTCCACCACGATGACGGGAGCTTGCTGCTATCGTACACAGCTATGTCCGGTGTGCGTTACGGTACAGTCAACGGACAAGTTTCACTCCCTTGCCTGCCAGCACTCGTTCTGTCGCGACTGTTGGGCGATGCACTTCGAGATACAGATTGGGCAAGGCATTTCCACACAGATCGAGTGTATGGAGCAGCGTTGTGATGTGCGCGTACCGGAAGATCTCGTGCTGACGCTACTGAACCGGCCGATGCTGCGCGACAAGTATCAACAGTTTACGTTTGCCGATTACgtgaaatcccatccggagtTACGCTTCTGTCCGGGTCCAAACTGTCAG ACGATCATCCGCAGCCAGGACATTAGCCCGAAGAAAGCCGTCTGCCGGATGTGCAAGACGGCGTTCTGTTTCCGGTGCGGTACCGACTATCACGCCCCAACCGACTGCCAGATCATCCGCAAATGGTTAACCAAGTGTGCGGACGACAGCGAAACGGCCAACTACATCAGTGCGCACACGAAGGACTGCCCCAAGTGTCACATCTGCATCGAGAAGAACGGTGGTTGCAATCATATGCAGTGCTTTAACTGCAAGCACGACTTTTGCTGGATGTGTTTGGGCGATTGGAAGGCGCACGGGTCGGAGTATTACGAGTGTTCGCGGTACAAGGAAAATCCTAACATTGCCCACGAATCGGTACACGCGCAG GCCCGGGAAGCGCTCAAGAAGTACCTGCACTACTACGAACGGTGGGAAAACCATTCCAAGTCGCTTCAGCTCGAGCAGCAAACGCTGGACCGGATGCGGACGCGCATCAACGAGAAGGTGATGAAGGGACTCGGTACGTGGATCGATTGGCAGCATCTGTTCGATGCGGCAACCCTGCTGGCCAAGTGTCGCTACACGCTACAGTACACGTACCCGTACGCGTACTACATGGAATCGCGGAAGGAACTGTTCGAGTATCAGCAG GCACAACTCGAAGCGGAAATTGAAAACCTTTCCTGGAAGGTTGAACGGGCGGAAACGACCGATCGGGGTGAGCTGGAGAATCAGATGGACATTGCGGAAAAGCGCCGGACGACACTGCTGAAGGATTTCTTTCCAACGGAGGCGTAA